A window of Oceanidesulfovibrio indonesiensis genomic DNA:
GTACCGAAGATGGCCGCATTCCTGAAGGCGAATCCATGCAGGAGCTCAGCGTACGTATGCACGCCGCGCTGGCGGAATGCCTGAAGCTTCCGGCGGGAAGCCGTCCGCTGCTGGTGAGTCATGGTATTGCGCTGGGCTGCCTGGTGAGCACTATTCTGGGGTTACCGGCTTACGCGGAGCGCCGTTTGCGTCTGCGCAACTGCTCCATTTCCCGGATTGATTATCAGGAAAGCGCGTGGCTGGCGTCGGGCTGGGTGGTCGAGATGGCAGGGGACATTTCGCATCTCGATGCCCCTGCGCTTGACGAACTGCAGCGTTAACGACGAATCGGAATTAAGAATTCCATCCGCAGATTGATGGGGCCTT
This region includes:
- a CDS encoding histidine phosphatase family protein, which codes for TEDGRIPEGESMQELSVRMHAALAECLKLPAGSRPLLVSHGIALGCLVSTILGLPAYAERRLRLRNCSISRIDYQESAWLASGWVVEMAGDISHLDAPALDELQR